TCCGCCTGCTCAAGACCGCTTACATAGCACGCATCGCGTACCGCATCAAAATCGATGGTATGCCCTTTTTCATATGCCATCGGGTAGCCCGCACTTGCGAGCATGACTCCCACCTGATATGCAGGCGAAAATGTCAGCTCAAATGGCTCCTTTTGCTCCACCTTTTCAAGCACATCAATGAAATCATCCTCCATCAGTGAAAGCAGGATCTGCGCTTCGGGGTCGCCGAAGCGCGCATTGAATTCAATGACTTTGACGCCATCCTCCGTCACGATGGCACCGAGGTAGAGGACACCGAAGTAGTCGAGTCCTTCCGCCACCATCGCACGCGCCATCGGTTCGACGATCTGTTCGACTGCGGCCCGCCTCACCGGCTCTTTTATATGCTCGACCGGGGCATAGGCACCCATGCCGCCGGTATTCGGTCCTTCGTCACCATCGAATGCACGCTTATGGTCCTGGGCGATGATTTCAAAGGAATGCGTGTACTCGCCGTTGACGAGCACCATCAGGGAGAACTCCTCCCCTTCCAGGAACTCTTCTATGACGACCGGCGCATCCGTATCTTCCATCAGTGCATCCAGACCCGCCAGCGCCTCATCCATATCCGTAGCGACGACGACGCCTTTGCCTGCGGCAAGCCCATCCTTTTTCAGCACAATCGGCGCCCCCACCGATTCTATGTATCGATAGGCAGCATCATAGTCAGTGAAGGATTCATACTTCGCCGTCGGAATCCCGTGACGCTCCATGATGTCCTTGGCGAATGCCTTGGAGGACTCGACCTTGGATTCTTCCTTCCTGGGTCCGAACACTTTGATGCCCTTCCCTTCCAGAAAATCCGCCACGCCGCCGCTTAGCGGTGCTTCCGGACCGACGATCACCCACTCCACCGCATTACTTGTGCAAAGATCCGCCATCGCTTCGAAATCGGTCTCTCCGATTTCCGGATGCACTTCTGCAACATCCCGCATGCCGTCGTTCCCGGGCATGACGAAGACCTTATCCACACGCTCCGAATCGGAGAGCTTCCTTGCGAGTGCGTGTTCCCTGCCCCCGCCACCGATTACAGCAACATTCATAAAAACGCTCCTTCCGATATTAAAACAGCCGGACGCATCCGGCTGATATCCATTATTAGTGTTTGAAATGCCTCATGCCTGTGAAGACCATCGCCATGTCATTCGCGTTGCAGAAATCGATGGATTCCTGATCGCGCTTCGAACCGCCCGGCTGGATGACCGACCGGATGCCATGCGCATGGGCGAGCTCGACGGTATCCGGCATAGGGAAGAAGCCGTCACTTGCCATCACGACATTGTCGCCGAGCTCAAGTGCACGGTCGATGGCGATCTTTAGCGCCCCGACACGGTTCATCTGCCCGGCACCGATGCCGACGGTCTGCTTCTCATTCGCAAGGACGATCGCATTGCTTTTGACATGCTTGGACACTTCCCAAGCCAGTGCCATCGCCGTCATCTGTTCACGCGTCGGTTTATTCTCCGTAACGACCTTGATCTCGTTCTCCTGGAGTGCGCCGGTGTCCTGAGACTGGACGAGATAGCCGCCGGATACGCTGACGAACTCCTCAGCATGCTCATCCTCACGGAAGTCCGCTTCGAGCAGTCTGACATTCTTCTTCTGCGTCAGCACTTCGAGTGCCGCTTCATCAAAACTCGGCGCAATGATGACTTCAAGGAAGATGGAATGGAGCTGTTCGGCCGTT
The sequence above is drawn from the Salinicoccus roseus genome and encodes:
- the purD gene encoding phosphoribosylamine--glycine ligase, with amino-acid sequence MNVAVIGGGGREHALARKLSDSERVDKVFVMPGNDGMRDVAEVHPEIGETDFEAMADLCTSNAVEWVIVGPEAPLSGGVADFLEGKGIKVFGPRKEESKVESSKAFAKDIMERHGIPTAKYESFTDYDAAYRYIESVGAPIVLKKDGLAAGKGVVVATDMDEALAGLDALMEDTDAPVVIEEFLEGEEFSLMVLVNGEYTHSFEIIAQDHKRAFDGDEGPNTGGMGAYAPVEHIKEPVRRAAVEQIVEPMARAMVAEGLDYFGVLYLGAIVTEDGVKVIEFNARFGDPEAQILLSLMEDDFIDVLEKVEQKEPFELTFSPAYQVGVMLASAGYPMAYEKGHTIDFDAVRDACYVSGLEQAEDAWHSSGGRVLLVTGEGDSIEAAVEAAYSNVDKVKFDEGALFLRRDIAKRALNRE